A single Mobula hypostoma chromosome 26, sMobHyp1.1, whole genome shotgun sequence DNA region contains:
- the LOC134338186 gene encoding dnaJ homolog subfamily C member 5-like, producing MTNRLERSNSMQGETLYRILQLPRKSSPEEVKAAYRKLALRYHPDKNPDDPTAAENFKEINRAHRILSDRRKKRIYDSYGSAGLHVASLLGEDGENFLASRNHCFMKLVTYFCAIATCCCCCCCCCYCCGKCLRKDVHTDDLNPILVQPYTVNRDTSPVSQEFDLSQNS from the exons ATGACCAACAGACTGGAACGATCCAACTCAATGCAAGGTGAAACTCTTTACAGAATTTTACAATTGCCAAGGAAATCTTCACCGGAAGAGGTCAAGGCAGCATATAG AAAGCTAGCTCTGAGGTACCATCCAGATAAAAATCCCGATGACCCCACGGCAGCTGAGAATTTCAAGGAAATAAACAGAGCCCACAGGATCCTCTCTGACCGAAGGAAGAAACGCATCTATGACTCGTACGGTTCAGCCGGGCTACACGTGGCCTCCTTGctaggggaggatggggagaacTTCTTGGCCTCAAGGAACCACTGCTTCATGAAG CTTGTGACCTATTTCTGTGCAATTGCAACgtgctgttgttgctgctgctgttgcTGTTACTGCTGTGGTAAATGTTTGCGAAAAGATGTGCACACAG atGACCTAAACCCTATTCTGGTCCAACCATACACTGTGAACAGAGATACGAGTCCAGTAAGCCAAGAGTTTGATCTCAGCCAAAACAGTTAA